Proteins encoded by one window of Desulfovibrio ferrophilus:
- a CDS encoding ABC transporter substrate-binding protein, producing the protein MRNGWWKAILLACVIALMSAPAFAKTVKIACASPFTGPAAAYGDNVKAGVEIKVDEVNAAGGINGAQVEVVWMDELCDPKEAATVATKIARDEEIVGIVGHLCSSAHLAALPTYVRKGIAAISPTATNVTISDLNKDRKGVVWSFRDVYRDDYQGQFLAKYANKALGLNKVAVFYENNDYGIGLKDAFVGEAQALGMDVVGVEAYVKGTTDFTPQLTKLKGASPEGIFISGYYNEGALIATQAKKIGMNVVKFGADGLDNGDYIKLAGDASENTYLTTPFIADAANDIGKKFIETFTARYKRDVDYMSVNAYDAAGILLQAIEKAGTDRTKIRDYMAAMTTPEKGFTGASGLTYFNEHGDAQKSAFVKMVKGGKFATADKQL; encoded by the coding sequence ATGAGGAATGGATGGTGGAAAGCCATTTTACTGGCCTGCGTGATCGCGCTGATGAGTGCACCCGCATTTGCAAAAACCGTTAAAATCGCTTGTGCGTCCCCCTTCACCGGACCTGCCGCCGCTTATGGCGACAACGTGAAAGCCGGTGTGGAAATCAAGGTTGACGAAGTCAACGCCGCTGGCGGAATCAATGGTGCTCAGGTTGAAGTCGTCTGGATGGACGAGCTTTGCGACCCCAAGGAAGCCGCCACCGTGGCCACCAAGATTGCCCGTGACGAAGAGATCGTCGGTATCGTCGGTCACCTGTGTTCCTCCGCTCATTTGGCCGCACTGCCCACCTACGTGCGCAAGGGTATTGCCGCTATTTCCCCCACCGCTACCAACGTCACCATTTCGGACCTGAACAAGGACCGCAAGGGGGTCGTTTGGTCCTTCCGTGATGTTTACCGTGACGATTACCAGGGCCAGTTCCTGGCCAAGTACGCCAACAAGGCCCTGGGCCTGAATAAGGTTGCCGTGTTCTACGAGAACAACGACTACGGCATCGGCCTGAAGGACGCCTTCGTGGGCGAAGCCCAGGCTCTTGGTATGGACGTCGTGGGCGTGGAGGCCTACGTCAAGGGTACCACCGATTTCACCCCCCAGCTGACCAAGCTGAAGGGTGCTTCTCCTGAAGGTATCTTTATTTCTGGTTATTATAACGAGGGCGCACTTATCGCCACCCAGGCCAAGAAAATTGGTATGAATGTCGTGAAGTTCGGTGCTGATGGCCTGGACAACGGCGACTACATCAAGCTTGCTGGTGATGCCTCCGAGAATACCTACCTGACCACTCCGTTCATAGCTGATGCTGCCAACGACATCGGCAAGAAGTTCATCGAGACCTTCACCGCTCGCTACAAGCGTGATGTTGACTACATGAGCGTCAACGCTTATGACGCCGCAGGCATCCTGCTCCAGGCTATTGAAAAGGCCGGTACCGACCGCACCAAAATCCGCGATTACATGGCGGCTATGACGACTCCCGAAAAGGGCTTCACCGGTGCTTCTGGTCTGACCTACTTCAATGAGCATGGCGACGCCCAGAAATCTGCCTTCGTAAAGATGGTCAAGGGTGGCAAATTTGCCACCGCCGACAAGCAGCTCTAA
- a CDS encoding ABC transporter ATP-binding protein has product MLKVDNIHTYYGSIHALKGVSLEINEGEIVTLIGANGAGKSTTLMSISGVTRAKKGSVTFMGKDITKVSTDKIVAMGVTQVPEGRMIFPALTVEENLLMGSYLRKDKDVVVKDKRMVYELFPVLSERRKQHGGTLSGGEQQMLAIGRALMARPALLLLDEPSLGLAPIVVENIFEVIKKINSTGTTVLLVEQNAQMALAAADRAYVLATGEVIMEGTSEELLNDPKVRAAYLGEE; this is encoded by the coding sequence ATGCTTAAAGTTGATAATATTCATACATATTATGGCAGCATTCATGCCTTGAAGGGCGTCTCTCTGGAGATCAACGAGGGTGAGATCGTGACCCTGATCGGTGCCAACGGCGCTGGCAAGTCCACGACGCTCATGAGTATCTCCGGTGTGACCCGGGCCAAGAAAGGCAGCGTCACCTTCATGGGCAAGGATATCACCAAGGTTTCCACCGATAAAATTGTCGCCATGGGCGTGACCCAGGTCCCCGAAGGGCGTATGATATTCCCGGCGCTGACCGTGGAAGAGAATCTGCTCATGGGCAGCTATTTGCGCAAGGACAAGGACGTTGTCGTCAAGGACAAGCGTATGGTCTACGAGCTGTTCCCGGTGCTGTCCGAGCGCCGCAAACAGCACGGCGGTACGTTGTCCGGTGGTGAGCAGCAGATGCTGGCCATTGGCCGGGCCCTGATGGCGCGGCCTGCGCTGCTGTTGCTGGATGAACCATCCCTGGGCCTGGCGCCCATCGTGGTGGAGAACATTTTTGAGGTTATCAAGAAAATCAACTCGACCGGAACCACCGTGCTGCTCGTTGAGCAGAATGCACAGATGGCTTTGGCCGCAGCTGACAGGGCATACGTACTCGCTACTGGCGAGGTGATCATGGAGGGGACCTCCGAGGAGCTCCTGAACGACCCCAAGGTGCGCGCTGCGTACCTTGGCGAAGAGTAG
- the ccsA gene encoding cytochrome c biogenesis protein CcsA, whose protein sequence is MLKSDDGNWLTPVSILAAIMICVAQYFIWVYAPVEMTMGPVQKIFYPHIGLAWWSLFSFLVVFVAGIGFLARRTPFWDNLGAAAAEVGVLFSGLALVLGMIWGKASWGVWWTWDPRLTTTLVMWFVYCGYLILRASGLGGERRATVTAVVGIVAFLDVPLVFLSARMWRSIHPSVFKREGGGLEPEMLTTMFVCLAAFGLLWLAMTAFRARQLGQAERLDAVARASVDG, encoded by the coding sequence ATGTTGAAATCAGATGACGGCAACTGGCTGACTCCCGTATCCATACTGGCAGCGATCATGATCTGTGTGGCTCAGTATTTTATCTGGGTTTATGCGCCGGTGGAAATGACCATGGGGCCGGTCCAGAAGATTTTTTATCCGCACATCGGGCTGGCCTGGTGGTCGCTCTTCAGCTTTCTGGTGGTGTTTGTCGCGGGCATCGGATTCCTGGCGCGACGGACCCCGTTCTGGGACAATCTAGGCGCCGCAGCCGCTGAGGTGGGCGTTTTGTTCTCAGGTTTGGCACTCGTGCTGGGCATGATCTGGGGCAAGGCCTCCTGGGGCGTGTGGTGGACCTGGGATCCGCGACTGACCACCACCCTGGTCATGTGGTTCGTGTATTGCGGTTATCTGATTTTACGGGCTAGCGGACTGGGCGGCGAACGCCGCGCTACCGTGACCGCTGTGGTGGGCATCGTGGCCTTCCTGGATGTGCCACTGGTGTTCTTGTCCGCACGCATGTGGCGCAGTATCCATCCCTCGGTCTTCAAGCGGGAAGGCGGCGGGCTGGAACCCGAGATGCTGACCACCATGTTTGTCTGTTTGGCAGCCTTTGGCCTGCTGTGGCTGGCCATGACTGCATTCCGGGCGCGACAGCTCGGGCAGGCCGAACGTTTGGATGCAGTGGCCCGTGCTTCTGTGGATGGCTGA
- a CDS encoding ABC transporter ATP-binding protein yields MDPILKIDCVTKRFGGLMALAEADYEVRRGEILGLIGPNGAGKTTMFNCIAGVYTPSDGQVVFSPEPGTNIVTNGFKPEKITKLGIARTFQNIRLFNDLTVLDNVRLGCHCRTSSNFFGAVIRTASQKREEQLIIDSAMRWLEFVGLGKDALSGASSLSYGDQRRLEIARALATEPKLIMLDEPAAGMNPQETQMLISLIQDILNEGITVVLIEHDMKLVMTICERLVVLDHGMLIAEGSPKSVRENPKVIEAYLGRGAANA; encoded by the coding sequence GTGGATCCGATTCTTAAAATAGATTGCGTCACCAAGCGCTTCGGTGGCCTGATGGCGTTGGCCGAGGCGGACTATGAAGTTCGCCGGGGCGAGATTCTGGGCCTCATCGGCCCCAACGGTGCAGGCAAGACCACCATGTTCAACTGCATTGCGGGGGTCTATACCCCTTCCGATGGTCAGGTGGTCTTCAGCCCGGAACCGGGCACGAATATCGTGACCAATGGTTTCAAGCCTGAAAAAATCACCAAGCTGGGCATTGCCCGCACCTTCCAGAATATCCGGCTATTCAATGATCTGACCGTGTTGGACAACGTGCGTCTTGGTTGTCACTGTCGGACTTCGTCCAATTTCTTCGGCGCTGTGATTCGCACGGCATCCCAGAAGCGCGAGGAACAGTTGATTATTGACTCTGCCATGCGTTGGCTGGAGTTCGTTGGCCTGGGCAAGGATGCGCTCAGTGGTGCTTCCAGTCTGTCTTATGGTGACCAGCGTCGTCTGGAGATTGCACGAGCCCTGGCCACGGAGCCTAAGCTGATCATGCTGGACGAACCCGCCGCTGGAATGAACCCCCAGGAAACCCAGATGCTCATCAGCCTCATTCAGGATATTCTGAATGAGGGCATTACTGTTGTGCTTATCGAGCACGACATGAAACTGGTGATGACCATCTGCGAGCGACTGGTGGTGCTGGACCACGGCATGCTCATTGCCGAGGGCAGTCCCAAGTCCGTTCGCGAGAATCCGAAGGTGATCGAAGCCTATCTGGGACGGGGAGCCGCCAATGCTTAA
- a CDS encoding branched-chain amino acid ABC transporter permease has product MQRKLFLVFLIAALIYPLAPFSNDYLLHVMTLVMVYMVLAMGLNIVPGFCGLLDLGYVGFFGIGAYTSGLLTVHYGMSFWLIVPLAAANGALWGTLLGAPTLRLTGDYFAIVTFGFSELVVLFLTNEIWLTRGPLGLPGIEPVSLNLEFLNPDWFWYFDGEAPYFYLAVIMVACVYFLLKRVEDSRLGRAWFAIREDPLAAASCGVNILNYKVIAFAISAAIGAVGGSFFARWHLFLSPDMFKFWESFLVLCMVVLGGLGNLRGALIGAVIMVTLGEVLREMLPVLGLPPETRFLAYGLVMVFIMRFKPAGFFPAIASSSKTNPQLVALGKRLSQTYGGASGSDS; this is encoded by the coding sequence ATGCAGCGTAAACTCTTTCTTGTTTTTCTGATCGCGGCTCTGATCTATCCTCTGGCGCCATTCAGCAATGATTATCTCCTGCACGTCATGACGTTGGTCATGGTGTACATGGTTCTGGCCATGGGACTGAATATCGTCCCGGGTTTTTGCGGCCTGCTGGATCTTGGCTACGTCGGATTCTTCGGTATCGGGGCCTATACCTCTGGCCTGTTGACCGTGCACTACGGCATGTCGTTCTGGTTGATTGTTCCTCTGGCTGCTGCCAATGGAGCGCTGTGGGGGACATTGCTCGGTGCGCCAACGCTACGGCTGACCGGCGACTATTTTGCCATCGTCACCTTCGGCTTCTCGGAGTTGGTGGTGCTGTTCCTGACGAACGAAATCTGGCTGACCCGTGGCCCGCTTGGCTTGCCCGGCATCGAGCCTGTGAGCCTGAACCTCGAATTCCTGAATCCTGACTGGTTCTGGTATTTTGATGGTGAAGCTCCGTATTTCTATCTGGCGGTTATCATGGTGGCCTGTGTGTATTTCCTCCTTAAACGGGTGGAGGATTCACGTCTTGGACGAGCCTGGTTCGCCATTCGCGAAGACCCGCTGGCCGCTGCCAGTTGTGGCGTGAATATCCTGAACTACAAGGTCATCGCCTTTGCCATTTCCGCAGCCATTGGAGCTGTTGGTGGTTCCTTCTTTGCTCGCTGGCACCTGTTCCTTTCGCCTGACATGTTCAAATTCTGGGAGTCTTTCCTGGTCCTGTGCATGGTGGTTCTCGGTGGTCTGGGTAACCTGCGCGGCGCATTGATTGGTGCCGTGATCATGGTCACTCTGGGCGAGGTGTTGCGTGAGATGCTTCCTGTCTTGGGATTGCCTCCGGAAACCCGCTTCCTGGCCTATGGTCTGGTCATGGTGTTTATCATGCGCTTCAAGCCTGCGGGCTTCTTCCCGGCCATTGCATCGAGCAGCAAGACCAACCCACAGCTTGTGGCATTGGGAAAGCGACTTAGTCAGACTTATGGAGGCGCAAGTGGATCCGATTCTTAA
- a CDS encoding tetratricopeptide repeat protein codes for MGRKQKIKAERKAQQQAEVASEPRMPSLSGGAKLVLFIAVVGLAATLIWSVGYRADHPSMTMKPRQKQAADHSNESPMGDMGMITELMKKLEENPKDVHTLHTLGEQFMRMQAWDRAEALLARALVVEPSNVQVLNLLGITEFNLKRFEDAAGKFEMILELEPDNVMSKYNLGILYGHFLDNKTKAAGYLQSVIDSAGVDEQTRKQAQEAIKELDQ; via the coding sequence ATGGGTAGAAAGCAGAAAATCAAAGCCGAGCGTAAAGCACAGCAGCAGGCCGAAGTGGCCAGCGAGCCTCGGATGCCCTCTCTGTCCGGCGGGGCAAAGTTGGTATTGTTTATTGCCGTGGTCGGACTTGCGGCCACTCTGATCTGGTCCGTCGGTTATCGGGCGGATCATCCCTCTATGACCATGAAGCCTCGCCAGAAGCAGGCTGCGGATCACAGCAATGAGAGTCCCATGGGCGACATGGGCATGATCACCGAGCTGATGAAGAAGCTTGAAGAGAACCCCAAGGACGTGCACACGCTGCATACCCTGGGTGAGCAGTTTATGCGCATGCAGGCCTGGGATCGCGCGGAGGCATTGTTGGCCCGTGCCCTGGTTGTGGAGCCCAGTAATGTGCAGGTGCTCAATCTGTTGGGCATTACCGAGTTCAACTTGAAGCGTTTTGAAGACGCTGCAGGAAAATTCGAGATGATTCTCGAGCTTGAGCCCGACAATGTGATGTCCAAATACAATCTGGGCATTTTGTATGGACATTTCCTGGACAATAAAACCAAGGCTGCCGGATATCTGCAATCCGTGATCGATTCAGCGGGCGTGGATGAACAGACTCGCAAGCAGGCTCAAGAGGCCATCAAGGAACTCGATCAATAA
- a CDS encoding CcmD family protein yields MHYGCELARGGDAHMELPAGRKEDMMDYQTYLLAANIAIWLGVGGYLAFLAAQQRRLNTRIRQMEQLSDG; encoded by the coding sequence ATGCATTATGGCTGTGAGTTGGCCCGGGGCGGTGACGCTCATATGGAGCTTCCGGCAGGCAGAAAGGAGGATATGATGGACTACCAGACTTACTTACTTGCCGCCAATATAGCCATCTGGCTCGGCGTCGGTGGATATCTGGCCTTCCTGGCCGCGCAGCAGCGCAGGCTGAACACCCGCATCCGTCAAATGGAGCAGCTCTCCGATGGGTAG
- the guaB gene encoding IMP dehydrogenase — MEKIAHRGLTFDDVLMLPAYSEVLPDAVDVSTWLAPGLKLNIPLISAAMDTVTESEMAVALARQGGAGVIHKNLTIEQQRLEVEKVKKSESGMILDPVTIDPEITVAEALLVMARYKISGLPVVKGDQLVGILTNRDVRFVTDSDILVRDVMTSNNLVTVPVGTTLEQAKAYLHENRIEKLLVVEQGQLKGLLTIKDIEKIKKYPMACKDDHGRLRVGAAIGVGGDRDERAEALVQAGVDFLVLDSAHGHSANILRSVAAVKSAYPDVALVAGNVATYEGAKALIKAGADTVKVGIGPGSICTTRVVAGVGVPQITAIMEAAKACREADRCLIADGGIKFSGDIVKALAAGANSAMMGSMFAGTEESPGETILYQGRTYKIYRGMGSIDAMREGSSDRYFQEKQASEDKEDMARQTGERLSDSSKKLVPEGIVGRVPYKGTVTDSIYQLMGGIRSGMGYTGCHTIAEMEEKVQFTQISPAGLRESHVHDVIITKEAPNYRVDSY; from the coding sequence ATGGAGAAGATCGCCCATCGAGGCCTGACCTTCGACGACGTGCTGATGCTTCCTGCTTATTCGGAAGTACTGCCCGATGCCGTGGATGTGAGTACCTGGCTCGCCCCCGGTTTGAAGCTCAACATCCCGCTGATCAGTGCGGCCATGGACACGGTGACCGAGTCCGAGATGGCCGTTGCGCTGGCGCGCCAGGGCGGAGCCGGCGTAATTCACAAGAACCTGACCATCGAACAGCAGCGTCTGGAAGTGGAAAAGGTCAAGAAATCCGAGTCCGGCATGATTCTGGACCCTGTGACCATCGATCCCGAGATCACCGTAGCCGAGGCTTTGCTCGTCATGGCCCGTTACAAGATCTCCGGACTGCCCGTGGTCAAGGGTGACCAGCTGGTAGGCATCCTCACCAACCGCGATGTGCGTTTCGTTACCGATTCGGACATTCTGGTGCGCGACGTGATGACCTCCAACAATCTGGTGACCGTGCCCGTGGGCACCACTCTGGAACAGGCCAAGGCCTATCTCCATGAGAATCGTATCGAGAAGCTCCTGGTTGTTGAACAAGGCCAGTTGAAAGGCCTGCTGACCATCAAGGATATCGAGAAGATCAAGAAGTACCCCATGGCCTGCAAGGACGATCATGGTCGCCTGCGCGTGGGTGCTGCCATTGGTGTGGGCGGAGACCGTGACGAACGCGCAGAAGCGCTGGTTCAGGCCGGTGTGGATTTCCTGGTGCTGGATTCAGCCCATGGTCATTCTGCGAACATTCTGCGCTCCGTTGCCGCCGTGAAGAGTGCCTATCCCGATGTCGCTTTGGTGGCAGGTAATGTGGCAACCTATGAAGGTGCCAAGGCCTTGATCAAGGCTGGCGCGGATACCGTCAAGGTTGGTATCGGTCCCGGTTCCATCTGCACAACTCGTGTAGTGGCCGGAGTGGGCGTGCCCCAGATCACCGCGATCATGGAAGCCGCCAAAGCCTGTCGCGAAGCCGACCGCTGCCTTATCGCAGACGGTGGCATCAAGTTCTCGGGTGACATCGTCAAGGCCCTTGCCGCTGGTGCCAACTCGGCCATGATGGGCTCCATGTTCGCTGGGACCGAGGAAAGCCCTGGTGAGACCATTCTCTATCAAGGCCGGACGTACAAGATCTACCGTGGCATGGGCTCCATTGATGCCATGCGCGAAGGCAGCTCCGACCGCTATTTCCAGGAGAAGCAGGCCAGCGAAGACAAGGAAGACATGGCGCGTCAGACCGGTGAGCGTTTGTCCGACAGCTCCAAAAAACTGGTGCCCGAAGGCATCGTGGGACGTGTCCCCTACAAGGGCACCGTGACCGACAGCATCTATCAGTTGATGGGTGGTATCCGTTCCGGTATGGGCTACACCGGTTGCCACACTATCGCCGAGATGGAAGAGAAGGTGCAGTTTACCCAGATTTCACCGGCCGGTCTGCGCGAAAGCCACGTGCATGATGTGATCATCACCAAGGAAGCACCGAACTATCGAGTGGATTCCTACTAA
- the ccmA gene encoding heme ABC exporter ATP-binding protein CcmA — MLIRLADVSKFYGSKLVFKKLSLELPAGNVLLLVGANGAGKSTLLRIMAGLSRPSTGEVSLDIGPEKTGYVGHQTFIYAKLSAVENLRFWAGLHGLDTSEKAMLEALDRVGLKKAAFEEAGSFSRGMAQRLSLARAFMTRPDLLFLDEPGTGLDKRSTAVLHREIEGARERGAGVVWISHDVSGDLKRADLVFAIAGKGCGYFGPAADYVPTGAVAEEGA, encoded by the coding sequence ATGCTCATTCGGTTGGCTGATGTTTCCAAATTCTACGGGTCAAAGCTCGTGTTCAAGAAACTCTCGCTGGAGCTGCCCGCTGGCAACGTGCTGTTGCTGGTGGGTGCCAATGGCGCTGGCAAGTCAACGTTGCTGCGGATCATGGCTGGATTGTCACGTCCATCCACCGGAGAGGTCAGCTTGGACATCGGACCTGAGAAGACGGGCTATGTTGGCCATCAAACCTTTATCTATGCAAAGCTCTCGGCCGTGGAGAACCTCCGTTTCTGGGCCGGGCTCCACGGCCTGGATACAAGTGAAAAAGCCATGCTGGAGGCCCTGGACCGCGTGGGGCTCAAGAAGGCAGCCTTTGAAGAGGCTGGCAGCTTCTCCCGGGGCATGGCTCAGCGTTTGTCTTTGGCCCGGGCGTTCATGACCCGTCCCGACTTGCTGTTCCTGGATGAACCCGGAACCGGCCTGGATAAGCGTTCCACCGCCGTGTTGCACCGCGAGATTGAGGGCGCGCGTGAGCGGGGAGCGGGAGTTGTCTGGATCAGCCATGACGTGTCCGGCGATTTGAAACGGGCGGATCTGGTGTTTGCCATTGCCGGCAAGGGCTGTGGATATTTTGGTCCGGCGGCAGACTATGTGCCCACCGGAGCCGTGGCCGAGGAGGGCGCATGA
- a CDS encoding heme exporter protein CcmB, giving the protein MIGGALAIARKDLRLILSGGVGLAQPVLLGLLLIFVFSLARPTGELVPPQAAAGVFWLASLFSQVLIFNTLYGLEEHNGTRLALLLSPVPVHAIWLGKALAGWLLLMTAQLVFFPAAMVFLGQSVQGSLPQMLLMLGLVDWGVVVLGALLGALAQGQAAKESLLTVILFPLLVPLLMAGVRVFGVAFAGEDVDVSGWIGLAGAFDAAFSGAALFLFPFVYSGEE; this is encoded by the coding sequence ATGATCGGCGGTGCCCTGGCGATAGCCAGAAAGGACTTGCGCCTGATTTTGTCCGGTGGAGTGGGCCTGGCCCAGCCTGTGTTGCTGGGACTGCTCCTGATTTTTGTGTTCAGTCTGGCGCGCCCCACGGGTGAGTTGGTGCCTCCGCAGGCCGCTGCCGGTGTGTTTTGGCTGGCTAGTCTGTTCTCACAGGTCCTAATTTTCAATACGCTGTACGGATTGGAAGAGCATAACGGGACGCGTTTGGCACTCTTGTTGTCTCCGGTGCCCGTGCATGCGATCTGGTTGGGCAAGGCCCTGGCCGGTTGGCTGCTGCTGATGACGGCCCAGTTGGTGTTTTTTCCGGCGGCCATGGTTTTTTTGGGGCAGTCCGTGCAGGGTTCTCTGCCCCAGATGTTGCTCATGCTGGGGTTGGTGGACTGGGGCGTTGTTGTACTGGGAGCGCTTCTGGGTGCGCTGGCACAGGGGCAGGCGGCAAAAGAGAGCTTGCTTACCGTGATCCTGTTTCCGCTTCTGGTGCCTTTGCTCATGGCCGGGGTTCGTGTCTTTGGAGTTGCCTTTGCGGGCGAGGATGTGGACGTCTCCGGCTGGATAGGATTGGCCGGAGCCTTTGACGCGGCTTTCTCCGGCGCGGCGTTGTTCTTGTTTCCTTTCGTCTATAGTGGAGAGGAATAA